In Pseudomonas nunensis, a single window of DNA contains:
- a CDS encoding Lrp/AsnC family transcriptional regulator yields MPDTRPPVLDEIDRQLIAALQINARESVAMLARQLGIARTTVTSRLSRLEKAKVITGYGVRLGQRLVDGGLQAYVGITVQPRSGKEVLRRLSAMAQVQQLCAVSGEFDYVAWLRTESPEQLDQLLDQIGSVDGVEKTTTSIILSSKIDRGQPV; encoded by the coding sequence TTGCCTGACACTCGTCCACCCGTGCTCGACGAAATCGACCGCCAATTGATCGCGGCTTTGCAAATCAACGCCCGGGAAAGCGTAGCCATGCTCGCCCGGCAACTGGGTATCGCGCGCACCACAGTAACTTCGCGATTGTCGCGGCTGGAAAAAGCCAAGGTGATCACCGGTTACGGCGTGCGCCTCGGACAGCGTTTGGTCGATGGCGGCTTGCAGGCGTATGTCGGGATAACGGTGCAGCCACGCTCGGGCAAGGAAGTGTTGCGCCGATTGAGTGCGATGGCTCAGGTTCAGCAGTTGTGTGCGGTGAGTGGCGAATTTGATTATGTGGCGTGGTTGCGTACTGAGTCACCGGAGCAGCTGGATCAGTTGCTGGATCAGATTGGCAGCGTGGACGGAGTGGAGAAGACCACCACTTCGATCATCCTGAGTAGCAAGATTGATCGGGGGCAGCCGGTTTAG
- a CDS encoding glucose/quinate/shikimate family membrane-bound PQQ-dependent dehydrogenase: MNNSGAAAGSKWLLLGLGVLIALIGLGLAGGGAYLVTLGGSWYFLLMGLAMLICGLMIARRKPQGAWLYGLALILTAIWAVWDSGFEYWPLVSRVLTFAVIGLVIALIYPTLVRASGATAGRGAYGLAGILGVGVVATLAYMFVPTHVVKASSEPAVTPVAPGTEQKDWAHWGNTTAGNRFAALDQINKGNIDKLQVAWTFHTGDIPQSTGAGAEDQNTPLQIGDTVYTCTAYGKVFALDADTGTQRWKFDPQGTAPNWQRCRGLGYSETPVSADNQPTACAKRLFLPTGDARLIAINADTGKPCEDFGDKGTVDLKTDMGEVKPGYYQQTSTPLVAGNVVIVGGRVADNYSTGEPPGVVRAYDVRSGELVWAWDPGNPNTTKRPPAGETYTRGTPNVWSAMSYDAKLGLVYLPTGNATPDFFGGQRTSFDDKWNSSIVAIDVKTGQVRWHFQTTHHDLWDFDLPAQPLLYDVPDDKGGTQPALAQVTKQGEIFLLNRETGVPIARVEERPVPQGNVPGERYSPTQPFSVDMPSIGNQTLTESDMWGATPFDQLMCRIQFKGMRHEGVYTPPGLDRALQFPGSLGGMNWGSVSVDPNTNYMFVNDMRLGLANYMIPRNKIAAGASGIEMGVVPQEGTPFGAMRERFLSAAGIPCQKPPFGTMSAIDLKTHKLMWQVPVGTVQDTGPLGIRMHLQIPIGMPTLGASLATQSGLLFFAGTQDFYLRAFDTGNGNEIWKSRLPVGSQSGPMTYVSPKTGKQYILLTVGGARQSSDRGDYVIAYALP; encoded by the coding sequence ATGAATAATTCTGGGGCTGCCGCCGGCAGCAAATGGTTGCTGTTGGGGCTGGGTGTCCTGATCGCGTTGATCGGGCTCGGCCTGGCAGGTGGCGGTGCTTACCTGGTGACGTTGGGCGGGAGCTGGTACTTCCTGCTGATGGGCCTGGCGATGCTGATTTGCGGGCTGATGATTGCCCGGCGCAAGCCGCAAGGTGCCTGGCTGTATGGCCTGGCGTTGATCCTGACGGCGATCTGGGCGGTGTGGGACAGCGGTTTCGAGTATTGGCCGCTGGTTTCGCGGGTACTGACGTTCGCCGTGATCGGCCTGGTTATCGCGCTGATTTATCCGACGCTGGTGCGCGCTTCCGGCGCCACGGCAGGGCGTGGCGCTTACGGCTTGGCCGGTATTCTGGGTGTCGGTGTAGTCGCCACGCTGGCCTACATGTTTGTGCCGACCCATGTGGTCAAGGCCAGCAGTGAACCTGCGGTAACACCGGTCGCGCCGGGCACCGAGCAGAAGGACTGGGCTCACTGGGGCAATACCACCGCCGGTAATCGCTTCGCCGCGCTGGACCAGATCAACAAAGGCAACATCGACAAGTTGCAGGTGGCCTGGACCTTCCACACCGGCGATATCCCGCAAAGCACCGGCGCTGGCGCTGAAGACCAGAACACCCCGTTGCAAATCGGTGACACGGTCTACACCTGCACCGCCTACGGAAAAGTCTTCGCCCTGGACGCCGACACTGGCACCCAGCGCTGGAAGTTCGATCCCCAAGGCACCGCGCCGAACTGGCAACGCTGCCGTGGCCTGGGGTACTCCGAAACCCCTGTGTCTGCGGATAACCAGCCAACCGCCTGTGCGAAACGTCTGTTTCTGCCGACCGGCGATGCGCGCCTGATCGCCATCAATGCCGACACCGGCAAGCCCTGCGAAGACTTCGGTGACAAAGGCACCGTCGACCTGAAAACCGACATGGGCGAAGTCAAACCCGGTTACTACCAGCAAACCTCGACCCCGCTGGTCGCCGGCAATGTGGTGATCGTCGGCGGTCGCGTGGCCGATAACTACTCCACCGGCGAACCGCCAGGCGTGGTGCGTGCCTACGACGTGCGCAGCGGCGAGCTGGTATGGGCGTGGGATCCGGGCAACCCGAACACGACCAAACGCCCTCCGGCTGGCGAAACCTACACCCGTGGTACGCCGAACGTGTGGTCGGCCATGTCCTACGACGCCAAACTCGGTCTGGTCTACCTGCCCACCGGCAACGCCACCCCGGACTTCTTCGGCGGCCAACGCACGTCCTTCGATGACAAGTGGAACTCGTCCATCGTCGCCATTGACGTGAAGACCGGTCAGGTGCGCTGGCACTTCCAGACCACTCACCACGATCTCTGGGACTTCGACCTGCCGGCGCAACCGCTGCTCTACGATGTGCCGGACGACAAGGGCGGCACCCAGCCAGCCTTGGCGCAAGTCACCAAACAGGGCGAGATCTTCCTGCTCAACCGCGAAACCGGTGTGCCGATAGCGCGGGTCGAAGAACGCCCGGTACCTCAAGGCAACGTACCCGGCGAACGCTACTCGCCGACCCAGCCGTTCTCGGTGGACATGCCGTCAATCGGCAACCAGACCCTGACCGAATCCGACATGTGGGGCGCCACGCCGTTCGACCAGTTGATGTGCCGCATCCAGTTCAAAGGCATGCGCCACGAAGGCGTCTACACGCCGCCGGGCCTTGATCGCGCGCTGCAATTCCCGGGCTCCCTGGGCGGCATGAACTGGGGCAGCGTCTCGGTCGATCCGAACACCAACTACATGTTCGTCAACGACATGCGCCTGGGCCTGGCCAACTACATGATCCCGCGCAACAAGATCGCCGCCGGGGCCAGCGGCATCGAAATGGGCGTCGTGCCGCAAGAGGGCACACCGTTCGGCGCCATGCGCGAACGCTTCCTCTCGGCCGCCGGCATCCCATGCCAGAAACCACCGTTTGGCACCATGTCCGCCATCGACCTCAAGACCCACAAACTGATGTGGCAGGTTCCGGTCGGCACCGTGCAAGACACCGGGCCGCTGGGGATTCGCATGCACTTGCAGATCCCGATCGGCATGCCGACCCTGGGCGCTTCGCTGGCAACTCAGTCGGGGCTGCTGTTCTTCGCCGGGACTCAGGATTTCTATCTGCGTGCTTTCGATACGGGCAACGGTAATGAGATCTGGAAGTCGCGTTTGCCGGTGGGCAGTCAGTCGGGGCCGATGACGTACGTCTCGCCGAAGACTGGTAAGCAATACATTTTGCTGACCGTGGGTGGCGCGCGGCAGTCGTCGGATCGGGGGGACTATGTGATTGCGTATGCGTTGCCCTGA
- a CDS encoding helix-turn-helix domain-containing protein, with product MYHYVESGLPNVWLSNGFVVKETAYGESVAITDVKGLHDVIGKAIAGKPSVLTGAEFRFLRKELGLSQESLAEIVGLTSQAVAIWEKTDKIPMVNDRYLRGLYLEAKTGEADLMSAINTINKLDHELYKLNLEFEGEWHKACA from the coding sequence ATGTACCACTACGTAGAAAGCGGCCTGCCGAACGTATGGCTTAGCAACGGCTTCGTGGTGAAAGAGACCGCTTATGGCGAGTCTGTTGCCATCACAGATGTGAAAGGCCTACATGATGTAATAGGCAAGGCTATAGCCGGGAAACCTTCGGTGCTGACAGGCGCTGAGTTTAGATTTTTGAGAAAGGAACTTGGGCTATCTCAAGAAAGCCTCGCTGAAATCGTTGGTCTGACGAGTCAGGCCGTAGCCATCTGGGAAAAAACCGACAAAATCCCGATGGTGAACGATCGGTATTTGCGGGGACTTTATCTTGAGGCTAAAACTGGCGAAGCGGATCTGATGTCGGCTATCAATACCATCAACAAACTGGACCACGAACTCTACAAACTGAATCTCGAGTTTGAAGGTGAATGGCACAAAGCATGCGCATAA
- a CDS encoding DUF4258 domain-containing protein yields the protein MSPLLPFPLPKNKALEIIRELSQVSARIFYSPHAKARMIERGVTMPDVMDCLGKGHITEGPFQQPGGDWRFTISWFRAGSPLQIVGAIDIDHDGTFLVIVTAIQKKG from the coding sequence ATGAGCCCTCTTCTCCCCTTTCCACTACCTAAAAATAAAGCTCTTGAAATCATCCGCGAGCTTTCGCAGGTATCGGCACGCATCTTCTATTCTCCCCACGCCAAGGCGCGGATGATTGAGCGGGGCGTAACCATGCCGGATGTAATGGACTGTCTAGGTAAAGGGCATATTACCGAGGGGCCGTTTCAGCAGCCTGGAGGTGACTGGAGATTTACCATTTCCTGGTTCAGAGCTGGGTCACCTCTCCAGATTGTCGGCGCGATCGACATTGATCACGACGGGACATTTCTCGTCATAGTGACCGCGATACAAAAGAAGGGATGA
- a CDS encoding bifunctional diguanylate cyclase/phosphodiesterase — protein MPRLSTVLFLLSLMTWTATAGALTLTDEERSWLAAHPDSRLGVDASWPPFEFRDEQNRYQGLAADYINVIRQRLDIKLTPIEPVSWTVVLEQVKQGKLDLLPGIMSTPERQTYLSFTRPYLDFPIVILAHVGGAQPRKIEDLYGLKIAVVENYAPHELLRTHHPDLNLVAMPNVSSALQALATDEVDAVVGDLASSVWSLRQLKLDGLYVSGETPYRYQLAMAVPQKNKMLVGIIDKVLADMSSSEISTIQEHWVGNVLDHRTFWSDLLVYGLPGLLLLMIVLAMVIRINRRLSSEIARRIDLEQELRSSEYHYRGLVESLSAIAWEARISDFTYSYVSPHAEDLLGYPLSHWLIPGFWRNIIHPADLTRAQTFCDHEVLAGRDHSVDYRVITADGRCLWVRDIVSLIEHGHEPVLRGLMIDISDAKRTEEALRLSEQKFASVFQQCPDILVIARLSDGCLLEVNEAFEEQIGLKAVDVIGQTATDLNIWGIPGVGPGLLQRLQAGSIRNLEMPFRRNNGQVFTGLISAEPFDLDTTPALVVVVRDISQLKETQQQLQTSEEKFAKAFHASPDGLLLSRQSDGLLLEVNEGFSRITGFNSAMSVDRSALDLGIWVNLNERKQMLDLLHRDGFVRDFTCHIRRNDGQIRLCEVSSRPLPIGDEDCMLTIARDITERHLMQEKLQQAATVFESTAEGVLITDTQQHISAVNRAFTEITGYSESEALGHTPRLLASGLHDSAFYAAMWHQLTDEGHWQGEISNRRKNGELYPSWLTISAVRNRDKFITHFVAVFADISSLKHAQAKLDYQAHHDPLTGLPNRTLFESRLLTALNNQQENGGQGAVLFLDLDRFKHINDSLGHPVGDLLLKGIAVRLKEQLRDIDTVARLGGDEFIILLPGLQQATDADHIATKLLNCFSAPFQAGEHEFFISASIGSSLYPKDGCDVATLVKNADAAMYRSKAKGRNRVESYTRDLTAQASERVALEHELRRAIERNELHLFYQPKISLDDHRLVGAEALIRWRHPTFGDVPPEHFIPLAEENGMILQIGDWVLETACRQMFEWNQLYTSLGPLSVNLAGAQLRQPNLLGRIEQLLKDNRLKPGFLQLEITENFIMSQAEEALAVLHQLKRLGVQLAIDDFGTGYSSLSYLKRLPLDILKIDQSFVRGLPDDPHDAAIVRAIIALGRSMQFTIIAEGVETQAQQEFLATEGCEQIQGYIVSLPLPPEEFAATFLRIAVSDFSDSTAEKPSL, from the coding sequence ATGCCCAGATTGTCGACCGTGCTTTTTTTGCTGTCGCTGATGACCTGGACCGCAACGGCTGGCGCGCTGACTCTCACCGACGAAGAACGTAGCTGGCTGGCGGCTCACCCGGACTCGCGTCTGGGCGTCGATGCGTCTTGGCCACCCTTCGAGTTCCGCGACGAGCAGAACCGTTATCAGGGCCTGGCTGCGGATTATATAAACGTGATCCGCCAACGCCTGGATATCAAGCTCACGCCCATCGAGCCGGTGAGCTGGACGGTGGTCCTGGAACAGGTCAAACAGGGCAAGCTGGATTTGCTGCCGGGCATCATGTCGACGCCAGAACGCCAGACCTACCTGTCATTCACCCGCCCCTACCTGGATTTTCCGATTGTCATCCTCGCCCATGTCGGCGGTGCCCAGCCGCGCAAAATCGAGGACCTGTACGGCCTGAAAATCGCCGTGGTGGAAAACTATGCGCCCCATGAACTGTTGCGCACCCATCACCCGGACCTGAATCTGGTGGCGATGCCCAACGTCAGCTCGGCGTTGCAGGCGTTGGCCACCGATGAAGTGGATGCCGTGGTCGGCGATCTGGCCTCCAGCGTCTGGAGCCTGCGTCAGCTCAAGCTCGACGGGCTCTATGTCAGCGGCGAGACGCCCTATCGCTATCAATTGGCGATGGCAGTGCCGCAGAAAAACAAAATGCTCGTCGGCATCATCGACAAAGTCCTGGCGGACATGAGTTCGAGTGAAATCAGCACCATCCAAGAGCATTGGGTGGGTAACGTCCTCGATCATCGGACTTTCTGGTCCGACTTGCTGGTTTACGGCTTGCCGGGCCTGCTGTTGCTGATGATCGTTCTGGCAATGGTCATCCGGATTAACCGCCGACTGAGTTCGGAAATTGCTCGACGGATCGATCTGGAGCAGGAACTGCGTAGCAGCGAATACCACTATCGCGGGCTGGTGGAGAGTCTGTCCGCCATTGCCTGGGAAGCGCGAATCAGCGATTTCACCTACAGCTACGTGTCGCCCCACGCCGAAGACCTGCTCGGCTATCCCCTGTCCCATTGGCTGATCCCGGGATTCTGGCGCAACATCATCCACCCCGCCGACCTGACCCGCGCCCAGACCTTTTGCGATCACGAAGTGCTGGCCGGTCGCGATCACAGCGTCGATTACCGAGTCATCACCGCCGACGGTCGCTGTCTGTGGGTACGCGATATCGTCAGCCTGATCGAGCACGGCCATGAGCCGGTGCTGCGCGGGCTGATGATCGACATCAGCGATGCCAAGCGCACCGAAGAGGCATTGCGCCTGTCGGAACAGAAATTCGCCTCGGTGTTCCAGCAATGCCCGGACATCCTGGTGATTGCGCGGCTTTCCGATGGCTGCCTGCTGGAGGTCAACGAAGCGTTTGAAGAACAGATCGGGCTCAAAGCCGTGGACGTCATCGGCCAGACCGCCACCGATTTGAATATCTGGGGAATTCCAGGGGTCGGCCCAGGTTTGCTGCAGCGGTTGCAGGCCGGCAGTATCCGCAATCTGGAAATGCCCTTTCGCCGCAACAACGGCCAGGTGTTTACCGGCCTGATTTCCGCCGAGCCGTTCGATCTCGACACCACGCCCGCTCTGGTCGTGGTGGTGCGCGACATCAGTCAGCTCAAGGAAACCCAACAACAGCTGCAAACTTCCGAGGAGAAGTTCGCCAAAGCCTTCCACGCCTCGCCTGACGGCTTGCTGCTGTCCCGGCAGAGTGATGGCCTGCTACTGGAGGTCAACGAGGGCTTCAGCCGCATTACGGGCTTCAACAGCGCGATGTCAGTGGATCGTTCGGCGCTGGACCTGGGCATCTGGGTCAATCTGAACGAACGCAAACAGATGCTCGATTTGCTGCACCGGGACGGCTTCGTACGGGACTTCACCTGCCATATTCGCCGCAATGACGGGCAAATCCGCCTCTGCGAGGTGTCGAGCCGTCCGCTGCCGATTGGCGATGAAGATTGCATGCTGACCATCGCCCGGGACATCACCGAGCGGCACTTGATGCAGGAAAAACTGCAACAGGCCGCCACCGTGTTCGAGAGCACCGCAGAAGGCGTGTTGATCACCGACACCCAACAGCACATCAGCGCGGTCAACCGCGCGTTTACCGAAATCACCGGTTACAGCGAGAGCGAAGCTCTGGGCCACACTCCTCGCTTGCTCGCCTCGGGCCTGCATGACAGCGCGTTCTATGCGGCGATGTGGCATCAATTGACCGATGAAGGACACTGGCAAGGCGAGATCTCCAACCGGCGCAAAAACGGTGAGCTCTATCCGAGCTGGCTGACCATCAGCGCCGTGCGCAACCGCGACAAGTTCATCACCCACTTTGTCGCCGTGTTCGCCGATATCTCCAGCCTCAAGCACGCCCAGGCCAAGCTCGACTATCAGGCCCACCACGATCCGCTCACCGGTCTGCCGAACCGCACACTGTTCGAAAGCCGACTGCTGACTGCGCTTAACAACCAGCAGGAAAACGGTGGCCAGGGTGCAGTGCTGTTTCTCGACCTGGACCGCTTCAAGCACATTAATGACAGTCTTGGTCACCCGGTCGGCGATCTGCTGCTCAAGGGCATCGCCGTACGCCTGAAAGAGCAACTGCGGGACATCGACACCGTGGCGCGCCTCGGTGGCGACGAGTTCATCATCCTGCTACCTGGCCTGCAGCAAGCCACCGATGCCGATCACATCGCCACCAAACTGCTCAATTGCTTTTCGGCGCCATTCCAGGCTGGCGAGCACGAGTTTTTCATCAGCGCCAGCATCGGTTCCAGCCTGTACCCCAAGGACGGCTGCGACGTTGCAACCCTGGTCAAAAACGCCGATGCGGCGATGTACCGCTCCAAGGCCAAGGGCCGCAACCGGGTCGAGAGCTACACCCGCGACCTCACCGCCCAAGCCAGCGAACGCGTGGCGCTGGAACACGAACTGCGCCGCGCCATCGAGCGCAATGAGCTGCACCTTTTCTATCAACCGAAAATCAGCCTCGACGATCATCGGCTGGTCGGCGCCGAAGCACTCATTCGCTGGCGTCACCCGACTTTCGGCGATGTCCCGCCGGAACATTTCATTCCCCTGGCCGAAGAAAACGGCATGATCCTGCAGATCGGCGACTGGGTGCTCGAGACCGCGTGCCGGCAGATGTTCGAATGGAATCAGCTCTACACAAGCCTCGGCCCGCTGTCAGTGAACCTTGCCGGAGCGCAACTGCGCCAACCGAACCTGCTTGGTCGCATCGAACAATTGCTCAAGGACAACCGTCTCAAACCCGGTTTTCTGCAACTGGAAATTACCGAAAACTTCATCATGAGCCAGGCTGAAGAAGCGCTGGCCGTGCTGCACCAACTCAAACGCCTGGGCGTGCAATTGGCGATCGACGACTTCGGCACCGGCTATTCATCCCTGAGCTACCTCAAACGCCTGCCGCTGGACATCCTCAAAATCGACCAGTCTTTCGTCCGCGGACTGCCGGACGATCCCCACGACGCGGCCATTGTGCGAGCCATCATCGCCCTCGGCCGCAGCATGCAATTCACCATCATCGCCGAGGGCGTCGAAACCCAGGCACAGCAAGAATTCCTCGCCACCGAAGGCTGCGAACAGATCCAGGGCTACATCGTCAGCCTGCCATTACCGCCCGAGGAATTCGCCGCGACGTTTCTTCGTATAGCCGTATCGGATTTTTCGGATAGCACAGCCGAGAAACCGTCGCTATAA
- the rpoD gene encoding RNA polymerase sigma factor RpoD, whose product MSGKAQQQSRIKELITLGREQGYLTYAEVNDHLPEDISDPEQVEDIIRMINDMGINVFEVAPDKDSLMLADADTDEAAAEEAAAALAAVETDIGRTTDPVRMYMREMGTVELLTREGEIEIAKRIEEGIREVMGAIAHFPGTVDHILSEYTRVTTEGGRLSDVLSGYIDPDDGIAPPAAEVPPPVDPKAVKADDDTDDEEAEASTDDEEEAESGPDPVIAAQRFGAVSDQMEITRKALKKHGRGNKAAIAELVLLAELFMPIKLVPKQFEGLVERVRSALDRLRQQERAIMQLCVRDARMPRADFLRQFPGNEVDESWSDGLARGKGKYAEAIGRLQPDIIRCQQKLIALQTETGLTIAEIKDINRRMSIGEAKARRAKKEMVEANLRLVISIAKKYTNRGLQFLDLIQEGNIGLMKAVDKFEYRRGYKFSTYATWWIRQAITRSIADQARTIRIPVHMIETINKLNRISRQMLQEMGREPTPEELGERMEMPEDKIRKVLKIAKEPISMETPIGDDEDSHLGDFIEDSTMQSPIDVATVESLKEATREVLSGLTAREAKVLRMRFGIDMNTDHTLEEVGKQFDVTRERIRQIEAKALRKLRHPTRSEHLRSFLDE is encoded by the coding sequence ATGTCCGGAAAAGCGCAACAGCAGTCTCGTATCAAAGAGTTGATCACACTTGGTCGTGAGCAGGGTTACCTGACTTACGCGGAGGTCAACGACCACCTGCCGGAGGATATTTCAGATCCGGAACAGGTGGAAGACATCATCCGCATGATCAACGACATGGGGATCAACGTATTCGAGGTTGCGCCAGATAAGGATTCCCTTATGCTGGCCGACGCCGATACTGACGAAGCCGCGGCCGAAGAGGCAGCAGCAGCGTTGGCAGCGGTCGAGACCGACATTGGTCGCACCACCGACCCAGTGCGCATGTACATGCGTGAAATGGGTACGGTAGAGCTCCTCACTCGTGAAGGCGAAATTGAAATCGCCAAGCGTATTGAAGAGGGCATCCGTGAAGTGATGGGCGCAATTGCGCACTTCCCTGGCACGGTTGACCACATTCTGTCCGAATACACTCGCGTCACCACCGAAGGTGGCCGCCTGTCCGACGTCCTGAGCGGTTATATCGACCCGGACGACGGCATTGCGCCGCCTGCAGCCGAAGTGCCGCCGCCTGTCGATCCGAAAGCCGTGAAAGCGGATGACGACACCGACGACGAAGAAGCTGAAGCCAGCACCGACGACGAAGAAGAAGCCGAAAGCGGTCCGGATCCGGTCATCGCAGCACAGCGTTTTGGCGCTGTCTCCGATCAGATGGAAATCACCCGCAAGGCGCTGAAGAAGCACGGTCGTGGCAACAAGGCGGCAATTGCCGAACTGGTGCTGCTGGCTGAGCTGTTCATGCCGATCAAACTGGTGCCGAAGCAATTCGAAGGCCTGGTCGAGCGTGTTCGCAGTGCCCTGGATCGTCTGCGTCAGCAAGAGCGCGCGATCATGCAGCTCTGTGTTCGTGATGCGCGCATGCCGCGTGCCGATTTCCTGCGCCAGTTCCCGGGCAACGAAGTCGACGAAAGCTGGTCCGACGGCTTGGCTAGAGGCAAAGGCAAATACGCCGAAGCCATTGGTCGCCTGCAACCGGACATCATTCGTTGCCAGCAAAAGCTGATCGCGCTGCAAACCGAAACCGGTTTGACGATTGCCGAGATCAAGGACATCAACCGTCGCATGTCGATCGGTGAGGCCAAGGCCCGCCGCGCGAAGAAAGAGATGGTTGAAGCGAACTTGCGTCTGGTGATCTCCATCGCCAAGAAGTACACCAACCGTGGCCTGCAATTCCTCGATCTGATCCAGGAAGGCAACATCGGTTTGATGAAAGCGGTAGACAAGTTCGAATACCGCCGCGGTTACAAATTCTCGACTTATGCCACCTGGTGGATCCGTCAGGCGATCACTCGCTCGATCGCCGACCAGGCCCGCACCATCCGTATTCCGGTGCACATGATCGAGACGATCAACAAGCTCAACCGTATTTCCCGGCAGATGTTGCAGGAAATGGGTCGCGAACCGACCCCGGAAGAGCTGGGCGAACGCATGGAAATGCCTGAGGACAAGATCCGCAAGGTATTGAAGATCGCTAAAGAGCCGATCTCCATGGAAACCCCGATCGGTGATGACGAAGACTCCCATTTGGGTGACTTCATCGAAGACTCGACCATGCAGTCGCCAATCGATGTTGCTACCGTTGAGAGCCTTAAAGAAGCGACTCGCGAAGTTCTGTCCGGCCTCACTGCCCGTGAAGCCAAGGTTCTGCGCATGCGCTTCGGTATCGACATGAATACCGACCACACCCTCGAGGAGGTTGGTAAGCAGTTCGACGTGACCCGTGAACGGATTCGTCAGATCGAAGCCAAGGCGCTGCGCAAGCTGCGCCACCCGACGAGAAGCGAGCATTTGCGCTCCTTCCTCGACGAGTGA